The following proteins are encoded in a genomic region of Pseudomonas saponiphila:
- a CDS encoding acyl-CoA dehydrogenase family protein produces the protein MTAKPQSALLSPLQTARQLAAEFALTAVERDERGGTPKAERDALRQSGLLALSIPRQFGGLGAPWSETLNIVREFAKVDSSIAHVFGFHHLMLATVRLFAKPEQWQPWFEQTARKNWFWGNALNPLDTRTLVKKLGGWREFSGKKSFCSGASDSEMLIASAVDESNGGKLLIAAIPSGRSGITLHNDWNNMGQRQTDSGSATFERVRVEESELLLDPGPLSTPFACLRPLIAQLTFTHMFLGIAEGAFEEARQYTLSETRVWHKSSAQDVRQDPYILSHYGEFWVALEGIRLLVERAAALLDQAWAKGPNLSAEERGHLATAIATAKVAASRQGLDLCSRLFEVTGARSTHASLRLDRHWRNLRTQTLHDPLDYKLHELGDWALNQSLPTPTFYS, from the coding sequence GTGACTGCCAAACCGCAAAGCGCCCTGTTGTCCCCCTTGCAGACCGCCCGCCAACTGGCCGCCGAGTTTGCCCTGACCGCCGTCGAACGCGACGAGCGCGGCGGCACCCCCAAGGCCGAACGCGACGCCCTGCGCCAGAGCGGCCTGTTGGCCCTGAGCATTCCCCGCCAGTTCGGCGGCCTGGGCGCGCCCTGGAGCGAAACCCTGAACATCGTCCGCGAATTCGCCAAGGTCGACAGTTCCATCGCCCATGTCTTCGGCTTCCATCACCTGATGCTGGCCACCGTGCGCCTGTTCGCCAAGCCCGAGCAATGGCAGCCCTGGTTCGAGCAGACCGCCCGCAAGAACTGGTTCTGGGGCAACGCCCTGAACCCGCTGGACACCCGCACCCTGGTCAAGAAGCTCGGCGGCTGGCGCGAGTTTTCCGGGAAGAAAAGCTTCTGCTCCGGGGCCAGCGACTCGGAAATGCTCATCGCCTCGGCGGTGGATGAAAGCAACGGCGGCAAGTTGCTGATCGCCGCCATCCCCAGCGGTCGCAGCGGCATCACCCTGCACAACGACTGGAACAACATGGGCCAGCGCCAGACCGACAGCGGCAGCGCCACCTTCGAACGGGTGCGGGTCGAGGAATCGGAACTGCTGCTGGACCCGGGCCCCTTGAGCACCCCCTTCGCCTGCCTGCGCCCGCTGATCGCCCAACTGACCTTCACCCACATGTTCCTCGGTATCGCCGAAGGCGCCTTCGAGGAAGCCCGGCAGTACACCCTGAGCGAAACCCGGGTCTGGCATAAGTCCAGCGCCCAGGACGTGCGCCAGGACCCTTACATCCTCAGCCACTACGGCGAGTTCTGGGTCGCCCTGGAAGGTATCCGCCTGTTGGTGGAACGGGCCGCCGCCCTGCTGGACCAGGCCTGGGCCAAGGGCCCCAACCTCAGCGCCGAAGAGCGCGGGCACCTGGCCACGGCAATCGCCACCGCCAAGGTCGCCGCCAGCCGCCAGGGCCTGGACCTGTGCAGCCGGCTGTTCGAAGTCACCGGTGCGCGCTCGACCCATGCCTCCCTGCGCCTGGACCGCCACTGGCGCAACCTGCGCACCCAGACCCTGCACGACCCGCTGGACTACAAGCTCCACGAGCTGGGCGACTGGGCACTGAACCAGTCCCTGCCAACCCCGACTTTCTACTCCTAG
- the ssuD gene encoding FMNH2-dependent alkanesulfonate monooxygenase — MDVFWFLPTHGDGHFLGTAQGARPVTLNYLKQVAQAADSLGYHGVLIPTGRSCEDSWVIASALVPLTERLRYLVAIRPGIISPTVSARMAATLDRLSNGRLLINVVTGGDPDENRGDGSFLSHSERYEVTDEFLQIWRRVLQGEAVDFEGKHLHVQNAKALYPPVQKPYPPLYFGGSSEAAHELAADQVDVYLTWGEPPAAVAQKLADVRERAARKGRTVKFGIRLHVIVRETEEQAWQAADKLIEHISDETIAAAQQSFARFDSEGQRRMAALHGGRRDQLQIAPNLWAGVGLVRGGAGTALVGNPQQVAERIKEYADLGIESFIFSGYPHLEEAYRFAELVFPLLPEPYASLAGRGVTNLTGPFGEMIANDVLPNRR; from the coding sequence ATGGATGTGTTCTGGTTTCTTCCGACCCACGGCGATGGCCACTTCCTCGGCACCGCCCAGGGCGCGCGCCCGGTCACCCTCAACTACCTCAAGCAAGTGGCCCAGGCCGCCGACAGCCTGGGCTATCACGGCGTGCTGATTCCCACCGGGCGCTCCTGCGAGGACTCCTGGGTCATCGCCTCGGCCCTGGTGCCCCTGACCGAACGCCTGCGCTACCTGGTGGCGATCCGTCCGGGGATCATTTCCCCCACCGTCTCGGCGCGCATGGCCGCCACCCTGGACCGGCTGTCCAACGGGCGCCTGCTGATCAATGTGGTGACCGGCGGCGACCCGGACGAAAACCGTGGCGACGGCAGCTTCCTCAGCCACAGCGAGCGCTACGAAGTCACCGACGAATTCCTGCAGATCTGGCGCCGGGTGCTGCAGGGCGAAGCCGTGGACTTCGAAGGCAAGCACCTGCACGTACAGAACGCCAAGGCGCTCTACCCACCGGTGCAGAAGCCCTACCCGCCGCTGTACTTCGGCGGCTCCTCCGAAGCCGCCCACGAACTGGCCGCCGATCAGGTGGACGTCTACCTGACCTGGGGCGAACCACCGGCAGCCGTGGCACAGAAGCTTGCCGACGTGCGTGAACGCGCAGCCCGCAAGGGCCGCACGGTGAAGTTCGGCATCCGCCTGCACGTGATCGTGCGCGAAACCGAGGAACAAGCCTGGCAAGCCGCGGACAAGCTGATCGAACACATCAGCGACGAAACCATCGCCGCCGCCCAGCAATCCTTCGCCCGCTTCGACTCCGAAGGCCAGCGGCGCATGGCCGCGCTGCACGGCGGGCGACGCGATCAACTGCAGATCGCCCCCAACCTCTGGGCCGGGGTCGGCCTGGTGCGTGGCGGTGCCGGCACCGCCCTGGTGGGCAACCCGCAACAAGTGGCCGAACGGATCAAGGAATACGCCGACCTGGGGATCGAGAGCTTCATCTTCTCCGGCTACCCGCACCTGGAAGAGGCCTATCGCTTCGCCGAACTGGTGTTCCCGCTGTTGCCCGAACCCTATGCCAGCCTGGCCGGCCGGGGCGTGACCAACCTCACCGGACCGTTCGGCGAAATGATCGCCAACGACGTGCTGCCCAACCGCCGCTGA
- the msuE gene encoding FMN reductase, with translation MSRPLNVVALSGGTWRPSRTLVLTQALLSELSNHLPINSHLIELGDIARPVGGALSRQELPAEVEAELQAIENADLLIVAAPVYRGSYPGLLKHLFDLIDLNALINTPVLLAATGGSERHALVLDHQLRPLFSFFQALTLPIGVYATEADFSNYQITSELLKARIQLAAERAAPLFGAQPNNLLKIA, from the coding sequence ATGTCCCGTCCCCTGAACGTCGTTGCCCTCTCCGGTGGAACCTGGCGCCCGTCCCGGACCCTGGTGCTGACCCAGGCCCTGTTGAGCGAGCTGTCCAACCACCTGCCCATCAACAGCCACCTGATCGAACTGGGCGATATCGCCCGTCCAGTGGGCGGCGCCCTGTCGCGCCAGGAACTGCCGGCCGAGGTCGAAGCCGAGCTGCAAGCCATCGAAAACGCCGACCTGCTGATCGTTGCCGCCCCGGTTTACCGCGGCTCCTATCCGGGCCTGCTCAAGCACCTGTTCGACCTGATCGATCTCAACGCCCTGATCAACACCCCGGTGCTGCTGGCCGCCACCGGTGGCAGCGAACGCCACGCCCTGGTCCTGGATCACCAACTGCGTCCGCTGTTCAGCTTCTTCCAGGCCCTGACCCTGCCGATCGGCGTCTACGCCACCGAAGCCGACTTCAGCAACTACCAGATCACCAGCGAACTGCTCAAAGCCCGCATCCAGCTGGCTGCCGAACGGGCTGCGCCGCTGTTTGGCGCGCAACCGAACAACCTGCTGAAAATCGCTTAA
- a CDS encoding LysE family translocator, with protein MSLSPDLLLAFALFALVTSITPGPNNTMLLASGLNFGFNRSIPHILGISCGFFVLVLAVGLGLGAVFEAYPVLYRVLRYVGAAYLLYLAWNIARSGPMNDDQRGQGQPLGYWGAAAFQWVNPKAWVMAVGAISTYTPLQGYFTNVLVIAAVFALINAPTVSLWAACGSLLRNVLRNPRWLRLFNLAMAGLLVISLAPLVLENIS; from the coding sequence ATGAGCCTCTCCCCCGACCTGCTGTTGGCGTTCGCGCTGTTTGCCCTGGTCACGTCCATCACCCCCGGCCCCAACAACACCATGTTGCTGGCCTCGGGCCTGAACTTCGGTTTCAACCGCTCTATCCCGCATATCCTCGGCATCAGCTGTGGTTTCTTCGTGCTGGTGCTGGCGGTCGGCCTGGGCCTGGGGGCGGTGTTCGAGGCCTATCCGGTGCTGTACCGCGTGCTGCGTTATGTCGGTGCGGCCTACCTGCTGTACCTGGCGTGGAACATCGCCCGCTCCGGGCCCATGAACGACGATCAGCGGGGCCAGGGGCAGCCTTTGGGTTATTGGGGCGCGGCGGCCTTTCAGTGGGTCAATCCCAAGGCCTGGGTCATGGCGGTGGGCGCCATCAGCACCTACACCCCCTTGCAGGGCTATTTCACCAATGTGCTGGTGATTGCGGCGGTCTTCGCCCTGATCAACGCGCCGACGGTGAGCCTCTGGGCGGCCTGCGGCAGCCTGTTGCGCAATGTGTTGCGCAATCCGCGCTGGCTGCGCCTGTTCAATCTGGCCATGGCCGGCCTGCTGGTGATTTCCCTGGCGCCGCTGGTGCTGGAGAACATCAGTTGA
- a CDS encoding cysteine desulfurase family protein codes for MNKRPLYFDYAATTPVDERVIQVMLECLGFNANFGNPASSSHAFGQAARRSVEHARQQVAQLVGAQPEQIVWTSGATESNNLALKGVLQARGVEGGHIITSQIEHKAVLDTARQLQESGVAVTYLLPDAQGLISAQAVSEALRDDTILVSLMLVNNELGTLNDIPAIGQVVREHGALLHVDAAQGVGKVAIDLERWPVDLMSFSAHKVYGPKGIGALYVGARAQRRLQAQIHGGGHEGGLRSGTLATHQIAAMGAAFALAGELFDEETATIVRLRQRLLEQLAGVAGLRLNGSATQRIPHTLSLTFSEGGFDAAALSASLAFSATSACNSASNAPSHVLLALGHDPLQAGRTIRLSLGRFTREEDVDRAAQLIKASCATAPAFWAGAQS; via the coding sequence ATGAACAAACGTCCTCTTTATTTCGACTATGCCGCTACCACGCCGGTGGATGAGCGGGTCATTCAGGTGATGCTGGAGTGCCTGGGGTTCAACGCCAACTTTGGCAACCCGGCCTCCAGTTCCCATGCTTTTGGCCAGGCGGCGCGACGCAGCGTCGAACATGCCCGGCAACAAGTGGCGCAGTTGGTGGGCGCCCAGCCCGAGCAGATCGTCTGGACGTCCGGCGCCACCGAATCCAACAACCTGGCGCTCAAGGGCGTGCTACAGGCTCGGGGGGTGGAAGGCGGGCACATCATCACCAGCCAGATCGAGCACAAGGCCGTGCTGGACACCGCTCGCCAGTTGCAGGAAAGCGGTGTGGCGGTGACCTACCTGCTGCCCGATGCGCAGGGGTTGATCAGCGCCCAGGCGGTGAGCGAGGCCCTGAGGGATGACACCATTCTGGTGTCGCTGATGCTGGTCAACAACGAATTGGGCACCCTCAACGACATTCCGGCGATTGGCCAGGTGGTGCGTGAGCATGGCGCCCTGTTGCATGTGGACGCGGCTCAGGGCGTGGGCAAGGTGGCCATTGATCTTGAGCGTTGGCCGGTGGATCTGATGTCGTTTTCGGCGCACAAGGTGTACGGCCCCAAGGGCATTGGTGCGCTGTATGTCGGAGCGCGGGCGCAGCGACGCTTGCAGGCGCAGATCCATGGTGGCGGGCATGAGGGCGGTTTGCGTTCCGGCACCCTGGCCACTCACCAGATCGCCGCCATGGGGGCGGCCTTTGCCCTGGCCGGCGAGTTGTTCGACGAGGAAACCGCCACCATCGTGCGCTTGCGCCAACGCCTGCTGGAGCAACTGGCGGGGGTGGCCGGCCTGCGCTTGAATGGCAGTGCCACCCAGCGCATTCCCCATACCCTGAGCTTGACGTTCAGCGAGGGGGGCTTTGACGCCGCGGCGTTGAGTGCGTCCCTGGCGTTTTCCGCGACTTCGGCCTGCAACTCGGCCAGCAATGCCCCGTCCCATGTGCTGCTGGCCCTGGGGCATGACCCGTTGCAGGCCGGTCGCACCATTCGCCTGAGTCTCGGACGCTTCACCCGCGAAGAGGACGTGGATCGCGCTGCACAATTGATCAAGGCGTCATGCGCCACTGCTCCGGCATTCTGGGCCGGAGCCCAGTCTTGA
- the istB gene encoding IS21-like element IS1474 family helper ATPase IstB, with protein sequence MMPQHTLNQLHQLRLDGMARALEEQWTLPASHSLSFDERLGLLLDRELAWRDNQRLVRLRKKAKLKYANACLEDLDRRTGRALDERLIATLASGDWIRQQHNLLLTGPTGAGKTWLACALGNQACRQGYSTLYLRTPRLLEQLRIAHGDGSFGRTLQQLAKVDVLVLDDWALAPLEEGARHDLLEVIDDRAGSRSTILTSQLPIEHWHGWINDPTLADAILDRLVHNAYRLTMKGESLRRKKAEEQAAS encoded by the coding sequence ATGATGCCGCAACACACCCTGAATCAACTGCACCAGCTACGCCTGGACGGCATGGCCCGCGCCCTGGAAGAGCAATGGACGCTGCCGGCCAGCCACAGCCTGAGCTTCGATGAACGCCTCGGCCTACTGCTCGACCGCGAACTGGCCTGGCGTGACAACCAGCGCCTGGTACGGCTGCGCAAGAAGGCCAAGCTCAAGTACGCCAACGCCTGCCTGGAAGATCTCGACCGCCGCACCGGACGCGCCCTGGACGAGCGTCTGATCGCCACCCTGGCCAGTGGCGACTGGATCCGCCAGCAGCACAACCTGCTGCTGACCGGCCCGACCGGTGCCGGCAAAACCTGGCTGGCCTGCGCCCTGGGCAACCAGGCCTGCCGCCAGGGCTATAGCACCCTGTACCTGCGCACCCCGCGCCTGCTGGAACAACTGCGCATCGCTCATGGCGACGGCAGCTTCGGCCGTACCCTGCAACAGCTGGCAAAGGTCGACGTCCTGGTGCTGGACGACTGGGCGCTAGCCCCGCTGGAGGAAGGAGCCCGGCATGACCTGCTGGAGGTGATCGACGACCGCGCTGGCAGCCGCTCCACCATCCTGACGAGCCAACTGCCCATCGAGCACTGGCACGGCTGGATCAACGACCCGACCCTGGCCGATGCCATCCTCGACCGCCTGGTGCACAACGCCTACCGACTGACGATGAAAGGCGAGTCGCTGCGCCGAAAAAAAGCCGAGGAACAAGCCGCATCGTGA
- the istA gene encoding IS21 family transposase, translated as MAAPRVAMRNIKECLRLKFEAGLSHEKIARALQLSKGVVSKYIAAARVAGLDWPALVAMDEAALAAALFAPTSTNKPRGERVLPDVLSIHRELRRKGVTLQLLWEEYLAAHAGQPTYRYTQFVEHYRRYAQTLKRSMRQLHRAGEKLFIDYAGPTLPVVDPATGEVRRAHIFVAALGASNYTYACATPGETQVDWLTSLGQALTYFGGVPEMVVPDNPRALVAQPDRYEPGLNRATLECARHYQTVILPARPRKPQDKAKAEVAVQVVERWIMARLRHRQFFSLHALNQAIAELLEDLNRRPFKRLDGCRRDWFERLDRPALRALPVHPYEVATFKRCKVSIDYHIEVNGSFYSVPSALARQNVDVRLTAHTLEVLHGNRRVASHLLLGRRGAYSTQREHMPAAHQAHREWTPQRLLDWGARIGPYTRQLIDHQLTHKPHPEMGYRACLGLLSLARRYGNARLEAAAERAVHLRAFTGRSVRNLLQQGLDQQPLPQRAAETTLPGDHENVRGADYYQPPQQELFDDAATHPESTAPATPGRHGPRPGRAMDAAGQPQPELR; from the coding sequence ATGGCGGCGCCGCGAGTAGCCATGCGAAACATCAAAGAATGTCTGCGCCTCAAGTTTGAGGCCGGCTTGTCCCACGAGAAGATTGCCCGTGCCTTGCAGCTGTCCAAGGGCGTGGTTAGCAAGTACATCGCGGCGGCGCGGGTGGCCGGGCTGGACTGGCCGGCGCTGGTGGCCATGGACGAGGCCGCGCTGGCGGCCGCCTTGTTTGCACCGACGTCGACGAACAAGCCGCGCGGTGAGCGAGTGCTGCCCGATGTGCTGAGCATCCACCGCGAGTTGCGACGCAAGGGCGTGACCTTGCAGCTGCTGTGGGAGGAATATCTCGCCGCGCATGCGGGCCAGCCGACCTACCGCTACACCCAGTTCGTCGAGCACTACCGGCGCTACGCCCAGACGCTCAAACGTTCGATGCGTCAGCTGCACCGTGCGGGCGAGAAGCTATTCATCGACTATGCCGGGCCGACGCTGCCGGTGGTCGACCCGGCCACCGGCGAAGTGCGCCGGGCGCACATCTTCGTCGCCGCCCTGGGCGCCTCGAATTACACCTATGCCTGCGCGACGCCAGGCGAAACCCAGGTGGACTGGCTGACCTCGCTGGGCCAGGCTCTGACCTACTTTGGCGGCGTGCCGGAAATGGTTGTGCCGGACAATCCGCGCGCCCTGGTCGCCCAGCCGGATCGCTACGAGCCGGGCCTGAACCGGGCCACGCTGGAGTGCGCGCGTCATTACCAGACGGTGATCCTGCCGGCACGGCCACGCAAGCCTCAGGACAAGGCCAAGGCCGAGGTGGCGGTGCAGGTGGTCGAGCGCTGGATCATGGCGCGGCTGCGCCATCGGCAGTTCTTCAGCCTGCATGCGCTTAACCAGGCCATCGCCGAGCTGCTGGAGGATCTGAATCGGCGCCCGTTCAAGCGGCTCGATGGCTGCCGGCGCGACTGGTTCGAGCGCCTGGATCGCCCGGCCTTGCGAGCGCTGCCGGTGCATCCCTACGAGGTCGCCACCTTCAAGCGCTGCAAGGTCAGCATCGACTACCACATCGAGGTCAATGGCAGCTTCTACAGCGTGCCCTCCGCCCTGGCCCGGCAGAACGTGGACGTGCGACTGACGGCACACACCCTGGAAGTGCTGCATGGCAACCGGCGGGTGGCCAGCCACCTGCTGCTGGGGCGACGCGGCGCTTACAGTACCCAGCGCGAGCACATGCCCGCGGCGCACCAGGCGCATCGCGAATGGACGCCACAACGCCTGCTCGACTGGGGCGCGCGGATCGGCCCCTACACGCGCCAACTGATCGATCACCAACTGACCCACAAGCCGCACCCGGAGATGGGCTACCGCGCCTGCCTCGGCCTGCTCTCGCTGGCCCGGCGCTATGGCAATGCACGCCTGGAAGCCGCTGCCGAACGTGCCGTACACCTGCGCGCCTTCACCGGGCGCAGCGTGCGCAACCTGCTCCAGCAAGGCCTGGATCAACAGCCGCTGCCCCAGCGTGCCGCCGAAACGACCTTACCCGGCGACCACGAGAACGTCCGTGGCGCCGACTACTACCAACCCCCGCAACAGGAGCTGTTCGATGATGCCGCAACACACCCTGAATCAACTGCACCAGCTACGCCTGGACGGCATGGCCCGCGCCCTGGAAGAGCAATGGACGCTGCCGGCCAGCCACAGCCTGAGCTTCGATGA